From Phenylobacterium montanum, the proteins below share one genomic window:
- a CDS encoding VCBS repeat-containing protein, whose product MNIVIEYDSSANSAPAGFKTAVQYAVNYIDHLVLNPVTVPIMFGFGQIDGQNLASDALGESSNNGNIESYSSLVQLLTTAAKSEPAVLSLSALPATDPTNGGRFWVTDAQAAVYGLGSEPGYTDPVDGFVSLSSSASFTYDPNARVVSGSYDAIGVLVHEITEALGRTSDLGTGKFEGYTLYSEMDMFRYSSSGVHQLSNTAGYFSVDGHTMLLPYNDPSNGGDAGDWGNAVSGDAFGAFTPSAQQENLSLTDLQELNLLGFNVNWGASEDFSGFGLSDLLWRTGDGTVELGLSQTGVNLPNIQNHNLGQIGLNWTIQGVGDFNQDAKADLLWRNSAGQVVLWESNSGSGFTGSHDIDLGTIGSNWTIEAVGDFNGDGKADVLWLNTAGQLIGWVSNPGASFTGFTNQAFATVASNYQIHGIGDFSGDGRSDILWRTTEGDVQLWLNNTGSGSGFSHLDLGVVGSGWTIEGVGDFNGDGKADILWINTSGEMITWQSLAGSGFAGTSDTEIGFAGAGWSIIGVGDYNGDRKADIALRSSSGDVHIWTSNQGVGFSGFTVHDLGLVGADWHLF is encoded by the coding sequence ATGAATATTGTAATAGAGTACGATTCCAGTGCGAACTCAGCTCCGGCCGGATTCAAGACGGCAGTACAGTACGCCGTAAACTATATAGATCATCTTGTTTTAAACCCCGTTACCGTACCGATCATGTTTGGCTTCGGCCAAATCGACGGACAAAATCTCGCTTCTGACGCGCTAGGCGAAAGCAGCAACAACGGCAATATCGAATCCTATTCGTCCCTGGTTCAATTGCTGACGACCGCCGCCAAATCAGAGCCGGCCGTTCTTTCGCTCTCTGCGCTACCCGCGACGGACCCGACCAATGGCGGGCGCTTTTGGGTTACCGACGCCCAGGCGGCTGTTTACGGCCTGGGCTCCGAGCCGGGCTATACGGATCCGGTAGATGGCTTTGTCTCGCTGAGCAGCAGCGCCTCCTTCACTTACGATCCGAACGCGCGTGTCGTTTCAGGCTCCTACGACGCCATCGGCGTCCTCGTGCACGAGATCACCGAGGCCCTTGGCCGTACCAGCGACCTGGGCACTGGAAAATTCGAGGGGTACACGCTGTACAGCGAGATGGACATGTTCAGGTACTCGTCCTCGGGCGTCCATCAGTTGTCAAATACGGCCGGATATTTTTCGGTCGATGGCCACACCATGCTGCTGCCCTACAACGATCCGAGCAACGGCGGCGACGCCGGCGATTGGGGCAACGCAGTCAGCGGCGACGCCTTCGGCGCATTCACCCCTTCAGCCCAACAGGAGAACCTCAGTCTGACGGACCTGCAGGAATTAAACCTGCTTGGCTTCAATGTGAATTGGGGCGCCTCGGAAGATTTCAGTGGCTTCGGGCTTTCGGACTTGCTGTGGCGGACCGGAGACGGGACCGTGGAGCTGGGGCTGTCGCAGACTGGGGTCAATCTTCCGAATATTCAGAACCATAACCTCGGCCAGATAGGGCTGAATTGGACAATTCAGGGCGTCGGCGACTTTAATCAGGACGCCAAGGCCGATTTGCTCTGGCGTAACAGCGCCGGACAAGTCGTCCTCTGGGAATCGAATTCGGGTTCTGGCTTCACCGGCTCACACGATATCGATCTAGGCACGATCGGAAGCAATTGGACGATCGAAGCCGTTGGGGACTTCAATGGTGACGGCAAAGCCGACGTCCTTTGGCTCAACACCGCCGGGCAGTTGATCGGATGGGTTTCCAATCCCGGTGCAAGCTTCACTGGCTTCACCAACCAGGCTTTCGCTACGGTCGCCTCGAACTATCAAATCCACGGAATTGGGGATTTTTCCGGAGATGGCAGGTCCGACATTCTCTGGCGCACCACTGAGGGGGATGTTCAACTCTGGCTGAACAACACCGGGTCTGGATCGGGCTTCTCGCATCTCGACCTCGGGGTTGTCGGCTCAGGTTGGACGATCGAGGGCGTAGGCGACTTCAACGGTGACGGCAAAGCCGACATCCTGTGGATCAATACATCCGGCGAAATGATCACCTGGCAGTCCCTGGCCGGGTCGGGCTTTGCAGGTACTTCAGACACCGAAATTGGCTTTGCAGGCGCCGGTTGGAGCATCATAGGTGTCGGGGACTACAATGGCGACCGCAAGGCCGACATTGCGCTTCGAAGCTCAAGCGGTGATGTGCATATTTGGACGTCTAACCAAGGCGTGGGTTTCAGCGGGTTCACAGTCCACGACCTCGGGCTTGTCGGCGCGGATTGGCACCTCTTTTGA
- a CDS encoding sulfotransferase family 2 domain-containing protein: MSGRHLSDMKKNEVVKRNTGRVIIFIHIPKTGGTSVSDTLARRYGPGRVFDFADHLSREGVEGLRSELSNGGFLYGHPGHDLASALQPGDFVMTFLRNPADQAASNYLHLTEDPANPLREAAISLGFSEFLRRNWHYAAFQTGTLGVSLTKPGVGSQREFEALIGKVLGFLDDIAFVGVLDRLDESCAVLSRMLDLPDLKDLPVLNASSVRGVRQEQLDELKAEYSALKSDPTIGHLLALEDAVYHKAGNLLSRKMDLYFPDGLAADPRGVAPGSAIVVPASKFFSEIGVRHDDHLEVGLDGISMHVIYGPYQRLPKGVYSVEFLFEVDDRIPTMSERIELDVVAGTDSRLAARLLVGPGPLSRELRTLTFMNTFREEVLEYRIGVAGFADATMKFKGVEITPLC, from the coding sequence GTGAGCGGTCGGCATTTATCAGATATGAAGAAGAATGAAGTCGTCAAAAGAAATACTGGTCGAGTTATAATATTTATTCATATTCCAAAAACTGGTGGAACCAGCGTTTCTGATACCTTAGCTCGCCGGTATGGCCCGGGTAGAGTTTTTGATTTTGCTGATCATTTGAGTCGCGAGGGCGTAGAGGGGCTTCGCTCTGAGCTTTCCAACGGCGGATTTCTTTACGGCCACCCTGGACACGACCTGGCGTCAGCCCTCCAGCCTGGTGATTTTGTGATGACGTTCTTGCGCAATCCCGCCGATCAAGCCGCTTCTAACTATCTTCATTTGACCGAGGATCCGGCCAATCCATTGCGTGAAGCCGCGATTTCCCTTGGCTTTTCGGAATTCCTTCGGCGCAACTGGCACTATGCTGCATTCCAGACAGGCACGCTCGGCGTGTCCCTAACGAAGCCCGGCGTGGGTAGTCAGCGGGAGTTCGAGGCTTTGATCGGGAAGGTGCTGGGTTTCCTCGACGATATTGCTTTCGTCGGGGTTTTGGATCGCCTGGACGAGAGTTGCGCTGTGCTTTCGCGCATGCTGGACCTGCCAGACCTCAAAGATCTGCCGGTGCTCAACGCGAGCAGTGTTCGCGGGGTTCGGCAAGAGCAGCTTGATGAGCTGAAGGCGGAATATTCTGCGCTGAAGTCAGACCCGACGATCGGTCACCTGTTGGCGCTCGAGGACGCGGTCTACCACAAGGCCGGCAACTTATTGTCGCGAAAAATGGATTTGTATTTTCCGGATGGGCTGGCCGCCGACCCGCGTGGCGTCGCCCCAGGCTCGGCGATCGTCGTGCCGGCGTCGAAATTCTTCAGTGAAATCGGCGTCCGGCACGACGACCACCTGGAAGTCGGTCTGGATGGGATCAGCATGCACGTGATCTATGGTCCATATCAAAGACTGCCTAAGGGCGTCTACAGCGTGGAGTTCTTGTTCGAGGTCGACGATCGGATCCCGACCATGTCGGAACGGATCGAGTTGGATGTTGTCGCGGGAACGGACAGTCGGCTGGCGGCGCGGCTCTTGGTGGGACCTGGTCCGCTTTCGAGAGAGCTTAGAACGCTCACCTTCATGAACACGTTCCGCGAAGAGGTTCTGGAGTATCGCATCGGCGTTGCGGGCTTTGCCGACGCGACCATGAAATTCAAAGGCGTAGAAATCACGCCCTTGTGCTGA
- a CDS encoding capsule biosynthesis protein, translating into MDTQVYDRLDIAERRAARKTWMVRGKAIFARHWGLLGFVVLPTLVASIYLFAFASNQYVSEAHFIVRNSQQTMTPPTGIGQLFGLGAAAQSQTDSFSVADYLQSNDAVSALNAKLNIVNMFGRPDVDFLSRLTPHDPAPETLLRYYRRQVRIVPNEDTGEIVMTVRAFQPADARSIAETLLQLGESRVNDFNARADQEALRVTDREVAEAQVQLANIQAQLTQFRSSRGDIDPVKTSGAQLLLVSRLQEELADAESRQASMMRFISPSSPQAIAAASRIRALKAQISAESARLSSNGGGMAPKLAGYEGLLLQQDLAAKRYAVASAAAATAREEARKQRLFIVRVVEPNLPVKSLYPRRLVTIGTLLAGLLVAYGIGWLLLAGVREHAD; encoded by the coding sequence ATGGATACTCAGGTTTACGATCGACTGGATATAGCCGAAAGGCGTGCCGCCCGGAAAACATGGATGGTGCGCGGCAAAGCGATCTTCGCGCGCCATTGGGGCTTGCTGGGTTTCGTAGTGTTGCCGACGCTTGTCGCGTCGATCTACCTGTTTGCCTTCGCAAGCAACCAATACGTGTCCGAGGCGCACTTTATCGTTCGCAATTCCCAGCAGACCATGACCCCGCCGACCGGCATTGGTCAACTCTTTGGTCTCGGAGCGGCCGCGCAGAGCCAAACAGACTCGTTTAGCGTTGCAGATTATCTCCAGTCCAACGACGCCGTTTCGGCTCTCAATGCAAAGCTCAACATCGTAAATATGTTCGGTCGGCCTGATGTTGATTTCCTTTCCCGCTTGACGCCCCACGATCCGGCGCCAGAAACTCTATTGAGATACTATCGTCGGCAAGTACGCATCGTCCCCAACGAGGATACCGGCGAGATCGTGATGACCGTTCGGGCGTTCCAACCCGCAGACGCTCGATCGATCGCAGAGACCCTCCTTCAACTCGGCGAGTCAAGAGTGAACGATTTCAATGCCCGGGCCGACCAGGAAGCGTTGCGGGTGACCGATCGCGAGGTCGCTGAGGCGCAGGTCCAGCTGGCGAATATCCAGGCGCAGCTGACCCAGTTCCGTTCGTCCAGGGGTGATATCGATCCTGTGAAGACCTCCGGCGCCCAGCTGCTGCTTGTCAGTCGCCTGCAGGAGGAGCTGGCGGATGCAGAATCCAGGCAGGCGAGTATGATGCGGTTCATATCGCCCAGCAGCCCCCAAGCGATCGCCGCCGCTTCGCGGATTCGAGCCTTGAAAGCCCAGATCAGTGCTGAATCTGCGCGGCTGAGCAGCAATGGAGGCGGTATGGCGCCAAAACTGGCCGGCTATGAAGGGCTGCTGCTGCAGCAGGACCTGGCCGCGAAGCGCTATGCCGTGGCCTCGGCGGCAGCCGCGACTGCCCGTGAAGAGGCGCGTAAGCAGCGTCTGTTTATCGTGCGTGTGGTCGAGCCGAATTTGCCGGTGAAATCGCTTTATCCGCGCCGCCTCGTGACCATCGGTACGCTTCTCGCGGGGCTATTGGTGGCCTATGGCATCGGATGGCTTCTGCTCGCGGGCGTCCGCGAACACGCCGACTGA
- a CDS encoding ABC transporter permease: MTLAAGRYAPSPRSSLVSAFNVQLNVIGALIMRELHTRFGRDNIGYLWVFAEPMLLAVAVAIIHAYRKSSDSSISMVAVALCGYLTFILFRAIVLRAEGTLESNRPLLYHRMVTLLDMLLARAVLELASTIFAFFLLMGGAIVLGFASLPARPLWLLTGLLMMTWLAFGLSMIVCVASHVSRAFPRLLHAGMYLSLPISGAFFLMRWVPSSFRSAVEWVPLVQIEELVRYGQFADLDDRFVHLPFLVALCMGLTFVGLLALRAIRPHIHLE; this comes from the coding sequence GTGACCCTCGCAGCCGGTCGCTATGCACCGTCACCTCGATCGTCACTGGTGTCGGCGTTCAATGTGCAGTTGAACGTTATCGGCGCACTGATCATGCGAGAACTTCACACTCGATTTGGTCGTGACAATATCGGATATTTGTGGGTATTTGCAGAGCCAATGCTTCTGGCTGTGGCTGTGGCAATCATTCATGCCTACAGAAAATCCAGCGATAGTAGCATTTCTATGGTCGCTGTTGCTTTGTGCGGCTATCTTACTTTCATATTGTTTCGGGCGATCGTTCTTCGAGCGGAGGGCACGCTCGAAAGTAATCGCCCGTTGTTGTACCATCGCATGGTGACTCTTCTCGACATGCTGTTAGCGCGGGCCGTGTTAGAATTGGCTTCGACGATCTTTGCGTTCTTCCTTTTGATGGGCGGCGCCATCGTGCTCGGCTTCGCAAGCTTGCCGGCAAGGCCGCTGTGGTTGCTGACGGGTTTATTGATGATGACTTGGCTTGCTTTTGGGCTTTCCATGATCGTCTGTGTGGCTTCCCATGTCAGCCGAGCTTTTCCGCGCCTGCTACATGCGGGAATGTATCTGTCATTGCCCATATCCGGCGCGTTTTTCTTGATGCGCTGGGTGCCGAGTTCGTTTCGGAGTGCAGTCGAGTGGGTGCCTCTGGTGCAGATCGAAGAACTGGTCAGATATGGCCAATTTGCCGATCTGGATGACCGGTTCGTCCATTTGCCCTTTTTGGTGGCGCTCTGCATGGGTTTGACATTCGTCGGACTACTGGCTTTGCGCGCCATCCGCCCGCACATTCACCTTGAATAG